From the genome of Tachypleus tridentatus isolate NWPU-2018 chromosome 6, ASM421037v1, whole genome shotgun sequence:
GTAATATTTGTGTCTGTTTTCACAGTTAGACACGCCAACTTCACGCAAAAGTCATCTGTTctcttaaattacttttaaacatGGAGTTAgcttttctctctctttcagtTTAATGTGAAGTTATCCATTGGATATAACTACTAACTCACCTGAACTTGCtatgctttgtttttaataattcattaatgCTAGTGGGAAAAttaagtattgtttataaaatttggcAGTCAGAAAATCCCCCTGTTTCAACTTGATATGATATGAAGTCATCCATGTTATACAGAGCTCGCTTATAGACATGAATTAGACAGAGTGCGTTTCCTATAGAATTCGAGAAAACTTGTCATTCTTGGAGATTTTgacttaactaaaatataaaaaatacaaaaaaatcgaAATTAGTACACTCGAGTAATGGAAAGAAATGAACCAAAATATGAAATCTTCTGTGTCagggaagtttttttttttttactctttatttcataaaaatgattCAAATCACTGTTTACTGGTTTGTCACTATACTAACTGGTATTATATCACTCCGGCAGACATCTCTTCTAATACGGATTTGTATTAGTCatgttaataaaagtataaactaaataatcatctaaagtttataaaataaactttttctgCCTACCATATAATGGATATTTTTTATGGGCGCTGTTCTccaagttttaacattattaacataagttaataacaatattactttttcTTCTCGGTTTAAGTCGAATCCTGTTTTTTTAATATGGATGATCTGAACGTGTTCCATTCGGgcaatgttttaaataacttaaaaacttcaatatattgtttttaaggtAATTTCTTAATGGTAGTGAGAATAgctaatatttcttgtttatttgaacattttgttgTTCTTGTGTTTACTAGATGCAACttgtaacaaataagattattacattaattttggacaattacttaatattaggTTATTATAGCAACAACTCCCAGACCATTCACTCAcgtggcaaaaaaaaaaaataaaaatcggAAAATGGATGATGCTTTAGGGGTCACAATCAGGTATACAGTGTTGTAAAACCTGCAAAGAGGTGGTGAATGAAAGCCATCCCCACTATACTGAGAATAGAGGGTCATTCTTCTGTATTGAACGTGTTGACAGCTGGATTTGTAAGAACTGTTTCACAAGTGTCTGAACGTGTATAGAATTAATTACGAActcacaatattattttaaaatgcccTAAGTATCCTTTGACAAGTATATATAAGTATTAAATTAACACAATTAATACTATTCTTGTCATTATTTTAACGTTCAGATCACTGTCGGTAAATGACAATAAGTTTGTTTAAATCAACATAATAAACCTTAAATTAAATGTACTGAAAACCACAAAGTATTGATTTAcagatttattaaaaaacagCACAAAATCTGTATGATTTGAATAATCTTCTCCCTAAAATATACCATAATATCTTTACAAAGAAAGTGTCTAATTTGGATGATTAAAAATTTCTTTGTCACAGCATAAACATTGCATAAAAGAATATAATTCGATATTTTACAAAGAcgtaatataatgttattatcaAACGCGTCAAAACACTGAAATAACTGAATATTAGTCGCCGTGTTTGATTCGATTTAAATTgagattaaaacaataaaattcacgCTCTTTATTTGAccaatgttataaatattattacccctttacatatatatagtttgtttgtttttgtgtgtttagaACATTTGATATTCAGAAGAAAAAAGTGTGCCATATTATGAACGAAGAAAATGAACACGACACTTTGTTAGGTGTTGAAGAAGGAACTACTGAACAGGAAGTCAATGATCGTGCAGTATGTATACTGACTTCTTAATTCACAGCTGGCTAAAATAggctaataaaattatattagaaaGTTAGATAAGATTCCAcaggaatacaaaataaaattagtagATGTTCTATTATTAGTGATCTATTTTTCACTTTCCAGTTTGAAGAAAACGTTTACACGGGAGCTAGACCTAAAGTCCGAAACATCGAAGAtacaacaaaacgaaaaaaaacgcGTATTATATCTCATGAGACGTCAATAGAAACTTCAAAGGAACAGTTGATGAATACAGGAAATGGTAAGTCTACAGATCAGAAGGGAAGATATCAAACAGAACAAGATCTCTCAAGTATTAGAAAATCGCGTGATACAAAATGCTCTGGTTTTTTTGGAATTCGTTCATACGTGTATGAATTTTATGATTCTGTCAGGATACCAGATTCTCAATTATACGACGAATTTGAAGATTATGATTTTCGTTATTTGGTTAAGCAGGGAAAGAAATTTCGCAGAAGTTTTTGTTGGAAGGTGGCTTTTTGGTCAGGAGTAATGTTACTTGTGTTCGGAGTAATTTTACTATTGTTAGGCCACTTCGCACCAGAGAAGAAAGTTGTCATTGGTCAAAAAAATAACTTGGAAATTATAGATCGTTCGGCCCAACTCTTTAATAAAAATTTGGGTCTCTGTAAAGTGATTGGTTTGGTAGTATTTTTTATAGGTTTTGTGATTGTGTTAGCCGTGTTTATTCTGCCAAAAGTGGTATTTAAACACGCAAAACATGACGTTTCAGATTCCGAGGAAGGTTGCGATTTCAATGTAGCTTATTCACAACAAACAAGCCAAGATAAGATTCCAGCGTcggaaaagttaacaaatgttcaACCAAAGCGCAGTGATGGAGATAGTGTAATCATGACAAATAAAGGATTGTGTAAAATACATTAAGAGTCACAACCAATGTTTGTGAACGTTGGACTGTCTTTTACTCAGATTGATTTAAGATTGAAATGCAGTTTACCGAATACTCATTGATGAGAAAACAATATACACGAGTTACAACAATCAACGTATTTATTTAACCTTTTATGTGCAATACTGTATTGCCTTGTACATTTCATGGgtaacatttttttgttaaagCCAATGTATTGAGTGTCTTAGCCAATACTTGCCATTGAACTTAACTTGCAATTCTCCggtactattttattatttaactttgaatgtttttttttgtttacgttTATCATTTGTTACGAAACATTTTACTTAACTGTGTCTAGTGTTTGTGCTACAAGTACACGTTAAAACGTGCATTTATATCACATCAATAAGAAATTTGACGactgtataaaaattgtattaagaTTTTAGTTGATTCTTTGCATAATTCctaaaatgttttctgttattaACTAACGTAAAGTTATTAAACCTAAACTCAGTGAACTATTTTCTGGTTATGTACAtggttaaacatttatatataattatgttaatatgtacatataaactAGAATTAAACTCCTTtaaccatcactgtttgttcaaTCCACAAAAAAGACTGCACTAGTCGTTTCATTTTCAAAGAAACTTGAAAGGTAACTAATTAACTGCCAATAAACAGTgcaattgaccattacattataatacccttcAGGTCAAAGGGCCAGAATATTCAGCTGCATACTTTGATATTATATGTTGAAATGGTTT
Proteins encoded in this window:
- the LOC143254003 gene encoding uncharacterized protein LOC143254003, with protein sequence MNEENEHDTLLGVEEGTTEQEVNDRAFEENVYTGARPKVRNIEDTTKRKKTRIISHETSIETSKEQLMNTGNGKSTDQKGRYQTEQDLSSIRKSRDTKCSGFFGIRSYVYEFYDSVRIPDSQLYDEFEDYDFRYLVKQGKKFRRSFCWKVAFWSGVMLLVFGVILLLLGHFAPEKKVVIGQKNNLEIIDRSAQLFNKNLGLCKVIGLVVFFIGFVIVLAVFILPKVVFKHAKHDVSDSEEGCDFNVAYSQQTSQDKIPASEKLTNVQPKRSDGDSVIMTNKGLCKIH